One genomic window of Cercospora beticola chromosome 5, complete sequence includes the following:
- a CDS encoding uncharacterized protein (BUSCO:EOG09264XOZ), protein MADLDEELLGLVGDDDSGDESSVDDFERLEQAELDELSGAEEPQPSVEKVEEAPERKKGVAQKVRAKRGKRKVRQPSEDEDDVASLTPGSPESVQHDDDEADAPGEDDEDMKPLYPLEGKYESEQDKSYVLGLSEIQREELLASRAEEVTRRTQDQLLKRALASTAASKQKRKAAAADLEDNNRRTTRPKTEKQVALDSYRKAREEKGAQRDRLASTRDDRKDERSPSSHGSDRDADGESEVEWAAEPERKDDPAAEIKDFDRTRIGRSAFARVCFYPGFEQAIRGCFARVAIGQNRETGQTMYRMCQIKEVIEGKPYTLENSAGKTFTTDQYAIVAQGSSEKPWPFQACSDGHITESEYGRYVDTLKKENMKPPSRRFLVKKLDDINGLINLHFTEEMLNQKFAKQRAIQLKYDPVHQAKLKRKDIEKRRAEAEQNMDEEEVARCDDELQALENGAANGGTKIAPKVKAKDQASPAKPMAQHESLAILNRQNRAKNQQEVRQALIKERQKIERARKEAYDRKTAEVREKVHAKAKARRSSQDKELFGEDTPATSRAGTPATNGTSTPKRRTDIPLNGAVKGPIGALKKKTMDDDVIGGLDLDIDIEI, encoded by the exons ATGGCCGACTTGGACGAGGAACTTTTGGGCTTGGTTGGTGACGATGACAGCGGTGACGAGAGTAGCGTCGACGACTTTGAGCGACTGGAACAGGCtgagctcgatgagcttTCAGGCGCCGAAGAGCCGCAGCCGAGCGTGGAGAAGGTTGAGGAGGCACCAGAGCGAAAGAAGGGTGTCGCACAGAAAGTGAGAGCCAAGCGGGGCAAAAGGAAGGTCAGACAACcaagcgaagacgaagatgatgtcgC CTCGCTCACGCCTGGGTCACCTGAATCGGTTCagcacgacgatgacgaagcgGATGCGCctggcgaggacgacgaggatatGAAGCCGTTATACCCGCTGGAGGGCAAGTACGAGTCGGAACAGGACAAATCCTATGTGCTCGGGTTGTCGGAAATTCAGCGAGAAGAGCTTCTGGCGAGTCGCGCTGAAGAGGTTACACGACGCACTCAAGACCAGCTCCTTAAGAGGGCGTTGGCTAGCACAGCCGCCAGCAAGCAGAAGCGAAAGGCAGCTGCCGCAGATCTTGAGGACAACAACAGGCGCACTACTCGTCCGAAAACGGAAAAGCAGGTCGCTTTGGACTCATACCGGAAGGCAAGAGAGGAGAAGGGCGCGCAGCGAGATCGCCTGGCTAGCACTCGAGACGATCGCAAAGACGAGagatcgccatcatcgcatGGCTCGGACCGGGATGCCGATGGTGAGAGCGAAGTCGAATGGGCAGCCGAACCAGAGCGCAAGGACGATCCCGCGGCCGAAATCAAGGACTTCGATCGCACACGTATCGGTCGTAGCGCATTCGCTCGCGTCTGCTTCTATCCAGGATTCGAGCAAGCCATCCGCGGTTGCTTTGCACGAGTTGCCATCGGACAGAATCGCGAGACTGGCCAGACGATGTATCGCATGTGCCAAATCAAGGAAGTCATAGAGGGCAAGCCATACACGTTGGAGAACTCGGCTGGAAAGACCTTCACAACCGATCAGTATGCCATCGTGGCCCAAGGCAGCTCTGAAAAGCCTTGGCCATTCCAAGCTTGCTCCGACGGCCACATCACAGAGTCTGAATATGGTCGCTATGTCGACAcgctgaagaaggagaacatGAAGCCGCCATCTCGACGATTCCTGGTTAAGAAGCTGGACGATATCAACGGTCTCATCAATCTCCACTTCACAGAAGAGATGTTGAATCAGAAATTTGCCAAGCAGCGGGCGATACAGCTCAAATACGATCCGGTGCACCAAGCCAAGCTGAAGCGCAAGGACATCGAGAAACGCCGTGCTGAAGCTGAGCAAAATatggacgaagaggaggttGCTAGATGTGACGACGAACTTCAGGCGCTCGAGAATGGTGCTGCGAATGGAGGAACGAAGATCGCACCAAAGGTCAAGGCTAAGGATCAGGCCAGTCCTGCGAAACCCATGGCGCAGCATGAGAGTCTGGCCATTCTCAACAGGCAAAATCGGGCCAAGAATCAGCAAGAAGTCCGCCAGGCATTGATCAAGGAGCGACAGAAGATCGAGAGGGCCCGCAAAGAAGCATATGACAGAAAGACGGCAGAAGTGAGAGAAAAGGTGCACGCAAAGGCCAAAGCTAGACGATCATCACAAGACAAGGAGTTGTTCGGCGAAGACACTCCTGCCACCAGCCGAGCGGGCACCCCGGCCACGAATGGCACTAGCACACCGAAGAGACGCACTGATATTCCGCTCAACGGCGCCGTCAAAGGTCCGATTGGCgctctcaagaagaagacaatGGATGATGATGTTATCGGCGGCCTCGACTTGGACATTGACATTGAGATTTGA